ATCATCACTGCAGCTGCGTCTCGCCGCGGCCTCCCCTCTGAACTGGGACGAGCTGATGCCGAGCCTGCATCAGCTCGGTGAACGTCTTCGCTGGAGTTGGGGCGTAGTGAGTCATCTCAGCGGAGTCCGCAACACCTCTGAGTTACGTGAGGCTCATGCGAAACAGCAACCCGAGGTGGTGCGCTTCAGCAATCGCCTCGGCCAGAGTCAGGTTCTGCATGAAGCTCTCAGCAGACTGAAAGCATCCCCAGCTCAACCGCTAGACGGCACACAGACTCGCATCCTCGACGCTGAACTTCTCTCAATGCAGCATCGCGGCGTAGGTCTGAGAGGAGCCGAGCAGGCTGATTTCAACAGCACAAGTGAGCGCCTCGCAGCTCTCTCAACCAGTTTCAGCAACCACGTGCTGGATGCAACGCAGTCCTGGAGCCTCTTGATCCAGAAGCGGGAACAGCTTGCGGGAGTTCCAGAGCGTGCCCTGGCGGTCCTGGCCGCAGCTGCCGCAGAAGCTGGTGATCAATCCACGGATGGTTTGGCACCAACCGCTGCAGAAGGCCCCTGGCGTCTGGGCCTGGATATGCCGCGCTACATCCCTGTCATCACCCACGCCAAAGACAGAACCCTGCGTGAAACCCTTTACAAAGCGCACGTGAGCCGCGCCAGCAATGGCGATCTGGATAACGCGCCGTTGATCGAAGAGATCCTGAAGCTCCGGCGTGAGCAGGCATCACGGCTCGGGTATGCCAATTGGGCGGAACTCAGCCTTGCTTCAAAGATGGCGGATGATGTGTCTGCGGTTGAGTCGCTGCTGGAAGAGCTAAGAGCTTCGGCCATGCCTGTGGCGCAACAGGAACTCCAGGAACTGAGTGAATGCGCCCAGAGTCATGGTGCGGCCGAAGCCGATGCATTAGCCCCTTGGGATGTGAGCCACTGGGCCGAGCAGCTGAGACGCGAACGTTTCAATCTCGATCAGGAAGCCCTAAGGCCCTGGTTCCCTCTCCCCAAAGTGCTCGAGGGATTATTCAGCCTCTGCGAACGCCTGTTCAGCATCCGCATCAAGCCCGCAGATGGTGAAGCGCCCATCTGGCATGAGGATGTGCGCTTCTTCCGCGTCATGGACTGCGGCGGTGAGGATCTGGCAGCTTTTTATCTCGACCCTTTCAGCCGTCCAGCCAGCAAACGCGGCGGCGCATGGATGGATGAGTGTCTGAGCCGTCAGCGCAATGCCAACGGCGATCTCACCCTTCCGGTGGCTTACTTGATTTGCAATCAGACGCCTCCCGCAGGCGACACGCCAAGCCTGATGAGCTTCGAAGAGGTGGAAACCCTCTTTCATGAATTCGGCCATGGCCTCCAGCACATGCTCACTACGGTCGAGCACCCGGAAGCGGCCGGCATCAACAACGTGGAGTGGGATGCAGTTGAGCTTCCCAGCCAGTTCATGGAGAACTGGTGTCTCGATCGAAGCACCCTGATGGGGATGGCTCGCCACTGGCAGACGGGAGAGCCTTTAGCTGAAGCCGATTACCAAAAGCTCTGCAGCAGTCGCACCTTCATGCAGGGGAATGGCACCCTCCGACAGGTTCATTTCGCCCTGACCGACCTGCGCCTCCACAGCCAATGGACCCCGGAGCTGAAGATCAGCCCAAATGAGTTCCGTCGCCGCATCGCCACAACGACCAGCGTGCTTCAGCCCGTGGAGGAAGACCGTTTCCTTTGCGCGTTCGGCCACATCTTTGCCGGTGGATACGCCGCTGGCTATTACTCCTACAAATGGGCAGAAGTGCTTAGCGCCGATGCATTTGCTGCTTTTGAAGAGGTGGGCCTGGAGAAAGACGATGATGTCGCTGCCACAGGTGAACGTTTCCGCAACACCATCCTCAGCCTGGGCGGAAGCCTGCGGCCTGCAGAGGTGTACCGACGCTTCCGTGGCAGGGATGCGACCAGCGCGGCTCTCATCCGCCATACCGGTCTTGCTGCTACGGCAACCTGATCTGCACAAGGCCTGAGCCATGGCAGACGATCAGCTCAGGCTTAGTTCAACCTGGGGGCAGTCCACTGGTGACGGCACAGGCCTTGCTCCTCTGATCGGGCTTGATGAAGCACTGGAGCAAAGCAACTTACGCCGCGGCATCAGTCGTGAAGCGTTCCTCAAAGAGCTGCTCGGCGATCTGCACCATCAACGTTTAATACCGCTGCTGCTGATGCTTCCCCGGCGCTGGCGCGGGCGGAATGCAAACCTGCCGGAGCATCTACGCAGCTTGGGAAGCCTGCTGGAAAACAATCTGGTCAGCCCTCTACTGCTGGCAACCCTGGCCGATGACCTGCAGCACCTGTTGCCCGCAGTCTCCAAACCCTCAGGGCTCAGTGCCCTTGATCGCTGGTGTCAGCGACAGATCTCCATCAATATTGAACAAACCCTCCCCTTACCGCAGACACTCCAAGCGCTGTGGTCAATGACGGCAGACGCCATGGAAACAGCGTCGGTGATGCCACAACATCCAGGTGGAATGTTGGCGAAGATCAGTCACATGGGCGGGGCTCTGACCTGGAGCAACCACGGACTCACCAATGTGCAGGCAGAACCTGAACGGCTGCGCAATCGTCTGTTAGCGCAGATCCTCAATGCGCTCGGAAGCAACCGACTGAACAGAGCAGGCCGTGCTTTAGAACCATTCAGCTTCGAAGGAGTCAGCAGCGGCCGTGAGCTATTGGATCAGCTCACGAAACAGAGCTGGCAGTGTTGTGCCCGGATTCGAACGAGTGTGGCCAGTTTTGGCCTCGGTGCCAGCACTCGCATCGGTGAGCAATGGCTGCAGATCCCGCTAGCGGTGCCTTATCGGACCGGTCTTCTTGATGAAACAAGCCAAGAGATCCAGGCACTGATGCCCCATTCCTCCCTCGAAATGGAACTGCGGCCTCCCGAGAGCTCGCCACTGCTATTGCAGTACTACCAGGGAGTTGAAGGATTAAATGGCTGGGCAGCCCTCAATGAGCTGCATCGTCCCTGGCAGAACGACCGAAGCAATGGCACTGTCACCTATCAAACAACTGAACTCAGAGGCGAACAGTTGGGTGAAACACTCGATCTTTGCGAGCTGATTGCAGCCGTGCATAACAGCGAAGCCCAACTCAGCCATCTGCAGTTGGGTGGATACGGAGCGCTGGGTTTCTGCATCGATTCCACAGCCCTGCTGGAGCAGGCCATCACTGGACGAACCAACCTGTTCCCACTGACGCTTGCAGACCTATGGCGTCAGAGACTGCACCGCCAGCTGCAGCAACAACTGGACGCGGGCCTGCAAGCGACAGACGACAGCGTGAATCGCTACCGCCTTGCCCTGGAGCAGCTGCCCCAGGACCTCTTCCATGACAACCAATCACGACCTGATGCTTGCCGAAGGCTGAGAGCAAGCCAGCCACGACACAGCCCTTTCGCACTGGTACGAGCACTTAACGGGGAGTTTTCAGGGGAGCTCTTAACGGGGGGCTAAGCACTGAGCGCTCGAGTTCCGTGCAGATGGCCTCAACTACCGAACTGCGGAACGCCGTGGAGAACGGACCAGATGAGCCATTGTGACCCATCCCTTCGATCATGTAGCGCTGCAGGGAATGCTGACGTTGCCAGCGATTCCAATTGGAGAGTGGCAACAGAGGCAGACGACCGGGATAGGCGATCCGCCCCAGAGCAGCGACAGGATCAAGGCTGCCCAGCACCATGGCCACGTCATTGACCGACTCAAGCGCGCCATTACCGCTGAAGACACCACAGACGGTGATGACCTGAACTCTCACACGACAGAGCTGTTGAAGGATTTCAGCGATACCGATCGCCATCTCTCCACCACCGCTGTAACCGACGAGGACGATGCGAGAAGCCTGATGGGGCCGAAAGCCGATCGAATCGAGACGACGGGCAATTTTCAACGCCAGCTCGTAGTTCATCACTGGTCCATAACGGCGATCCGAGGAGATCCCGACCTTGATGACATTGTTCGCTTGCACACAAAAAGCGCAGACAAAGCGGACCAGACCATTGGGGTGATGCTCCTGCAGAGCGAACAGGCGCTGCCAGAACCATCCGGCGAAGGTGGTCGAACTCAGTCCAGCATTGGTGATTGTGTAAGCCTCGATCCCTTTCACCAGCATCGTGTCATCCGCAATCGACTCCTGCAGACAACTGAGGAAGTCGCTCACACGCGGTGGGTGGCTTTCTTCACTCTGATGAATGCCATCGAGGTAGACCACATAGTGACGATGCTGGTCAGAACCCGTGTTGCCTGACGCAAACAGGCGACTGGGGTCTGGGAGGCCATGCATCCAGCCTTCCCAGAAGACGAAATCCACCATCACCGAATAAACACCGACCAGTGCGACCACCACCACCAGAACAATTCCGAACCAGGTCAGCAGTTCCAACAACGATCCCGGTTGCAACAGAGAGGTCGCATCCCGACGGACAGCAGTCACGCCCAGCAGGCCGAGCATGACAACACAGACCAGCGCCACCACCAACCAACGGCGCACCTGCCGAAGACGACGGCGTTGATGCTGAACAGCCGCCACGGTGTCTTTTTCAGAGGCCCCTGTCATGGCGAGGTCAGAGCCGAGACCTCTGTGGCGAGCATGGTGTAGCTGGTGCGCCAACGCTGCGCGAACAGCAATCCCACCAACAGCAGAGCAAGCACAAAGCCAGGAAGCGCAACCACCAGACTCGTCTCCAGAGGGATGTTGTAGACCGCCTGAAGCAGCAACATCACATTGAGATGGATCCAGGCCAGCAAGGTCACTGCGATCAGATCACTCACATAAGGAGCAGCGGCCAGCACATAAAACAAGCCTGGCCACATGGCGGCACCCATGTGATTGGCAAAGGTGATCGGCTGAAGAGGAACGCCTTCCAACAACATCAGCATCAGGCTGTGACAAAGAATTCCGAGCAGAAAGGCCAGGCTGAGCACCAGCGCATCAACGATCATGTGCAACACGATTTGCTTCGGCGTCAGTCGGTTGGCCAGCAACGCAAACAAATGCGAGGCCGACATCGACAACCCAACGCCGATCAGCAGACCAACGCCGGTGTCCATGGCAAGCAGAAGCTGACCCATGGACTGCAGAGAAGCCAACAGCTGATCAGCCATTGGCATCAGGCCCGTCGCAGATGGGGACGATTAACGATCCAGAGAACGATGATCGAAAGCACGGCGCAATAGAAGCACCAGACCGAATTGAAGGTTGCGCTGTAAGTGGCCCACGTGAGGAAAATCGACACGAAGATGAGCACACCAAACAGCTTCACAGCCTTGTCACTGACGGCAATAAGCGGCAAGACAATAAAGCCCCAATACACCAACTCACCAACAGGTTCTGTGTTGACGAAGTTGTGAAAGATGCTGTGAAGACTTGCAATGTCATAAAGAAGACGACCATTGCTATGCACCGCCGGCTGAATCGCCGGCGGATTGAAGAGCATGGGCAAATAGAAGGCGATCCCCAGAACCGTGGCCACAATCGAGACCCATTTCAAGCGTCGTTGCAATCCTTTGGAGTCCGTACTGCGGCTAATGGACCAAGCGCTCCACGGGATCCAGATCATCCAAAAGCAGTAGGCAAAGAAGAGAAAGCCAAGGCCACCAATCGTTGCGAGGGGCTCGATGCTGCCACGGTCGATCGCAGTCCATTCCAGACCCTCGACAAATTGCTGAACTCCGAAGAAGAACGGAACCAAAGCGAGAGGCTTGTAATCAGGCCGCTCATGACGGGTGGCCAGATGATGCGAATAAAGACCAAGAGGAACAAGCACGGCGGAGGCCGTGAAACTTGCCGAAGCCGAAAAACACATGCGCGGCAGGACTGGAATGACATTCAAAGTGTGCCCATCAGCACAGAACATGTCACTGTTCGTGCGCCAATCAGTCGCTCAGCAGCGTTCCCAGCAAAACATCAAGAGATCGGGGATGCGATATCAACTGCTGATGGGTGAAGACAGGAAGACTGCTGACCAGTCCAAAAGGCAGATGGGCCTGCCATCCAGGGACAACCATCAAATCCCAGCGGCAGTAATAACTGACGCAATCCAATCCCTTAAGTGCCTGGGCATCAGTATTGAGAGAACGCAACAGAGGACTGCCACGTTTCATGTCCGCCAGCCCGGCGCAAAGCCATGAGGGAATCCACTGCGCCGTGACAGTTCCCTGCTGCGGACTGCCAACACTCACAAAGCGACGAGTGCGATGAACACCTCCGAGCTGCTGGAGCCAGACACGCCCGATAATGCCGCCCATCGAAAAACCAAGCAGGTCCACCTCCACGTGATCACCCCAACGCCGACGGATGTGATCGTCAAGTTGTTCCGCCAGTGTGTGCAGAGGAACAGCCCCAAAGCGGTGCGGAAGATGGGGCACCAACAGCGGAACATCGTGCTCCTCCAGCCGCCGGACCAATCGCCGAAAAAGATGAGGTGTATCCCAGAGACCATGGACTAGAACCAGCGGTCGCCGTGACGGAGAAGGCACCGTGGTGGTCATATCAGAACGGCTTTCGTCGCCAGCGTTCAAGGCTCACCGTACCGGCGAAACCTGGGATCGGAGCATGACATTTGCTCAGCCAAAGATGCATCGGTAAAGCGCCATAGATCCCCTCAAGCTTCTCGAATATGCGCTCACTGAAATGTTCGAGGGTGTGGCAGGTGATCTCCGCAGCAAGGCCCTGCAAAGCCTGGACTCCCAGGCTGTAATCGGCTGTTGCCGCCAGTGAGTCAGCAGACGCCGATTGGCTCAAATCAAGATGAAACTCCAGATCAACACGGAACCACTGACCGAGTTCACGCTCATGGTCGAGAACCCCCACATGGGCCCAAAGGCGGAGATTATCGACTCTGATGATGTCCAGTGGAGGGGTGACGTTGCTCATCCCTCCAAGTCCACATGATTGAACTGCCGCACACCAGAGGCATAGTCGGAAGCGGTGTGGCCATCACCACGTAATCGATAGCGATAGGTCACCAGCCCCTCCAAACCAACGGGACCTCTCGGAGGCAGGGTCTGAGTACTGATGCCCACTTCAGCGCCGAAGCCGTAGCGGAAACCGTCAGCAAATCGGGTGGAACAGTTGTGGTAGACACCGGCACTGTCCACGGAACGCAGGAATCGCTCTGCAGTGGAGACGTTACGGGTTGCAATCGCCTCGGTATGACGTGAGCCATAACGCCGGATGTGCTCCAGCGCTGCATCAAGATCATCCACAACACGAACCGAAAGGGTCAACGCCAGATATTCCGTGCTCCAGTCCTCGTCAGCCGCGGCCTCAGCGATTCCGCGAGCACAAGCGCCTGGATCACCGAGCAGCCTGACACCTTCGGCCTGGAAGGCGGGGATGGCCTTCTCCAAGAAAACCCCAGCAATGTCGGCATGAACAAGCAGCGTCTCCAAGGCATTACAAGCAGCCGGATACTGCACTTTGCTGTCCAGGGCAATGGCCACAGCCTGATCTGGGTCCGCCTCAGCATCCACATACAAATGACAGACCCCATCGGCATGGCCGAGCACAGGAATGCGGGTGTTGTCCTGAATGAAACGCACCAGTTCGTTACTTCCCCTGGGGATGATGAGATCCACCAAGCCCTCAAGCCGCAGCAACGCAAGGCTGTCTTCACGGGTGGTGAGCAGAGCGAGGGCCTCAGAAGAAACCGACGTGGCGACAAGTCCCTGCTGCAGTGCTGCCATCACTGCTTTATTGGTGCACTCAGCTTCACGTCCACCCTTCAGGATTGCCCCGTTACCTGAGCGGATCGCCAGCGAGGCGATCTGGATCACGGCATCCGGACGGGCCTCGAAAATCACGCCAACGACCCCTAAGGGAACGCTGACGCGTTCGAGCACAAGGCCATCATCAAGTTGCCGGTGCAACTGACGTTGGCCTAGCGGGTCATCAAGCTCTGCCAACTGTCGCAGCCCGGTGATCGCTCCTTCAAGCTTGACTTCATCAAGTTTGAGACGGGCCATCAGTGCCGGAGCTAAACCGCTTTGCTCAGCGGTTTGAAGGTCCACCCGATTCGCGGCAACGATGGCGTGGGTATTGGCACGAAGTGACTCCGCCATAGCCAGCAACGCCTCTCGGCGCTGCTCATCGCTGGTCAGCCCTAGTTCCGTGGCGGCACGGCGCAGGCCCGCCGCCAAAGACAGAAGCTCCGGGGAGGGATCTGGAACGGCCTGCACGGGCATCAGTCAAAACAGGCTCCATCATCCCGCCTAGGGAGACGGAGAAAGCAGCAATCGCTGAATCGCCAGGCGAGCGGCGCCCAGACGGCCCGCGCCATTGCCCAGTGCACACGCCTTGATCTGAAGAGCCTCGCGACTCACCGACTGAACACGAGTGGCGACCTCCTGGCGCACCGCGGGGAGGAAATGCTCACTCGCACCAGCGAGCCCTCCCCCCACCAACACCAGCTGCGGCGTAAACATGTAAACAAGCGAGCTGATCCCAGTGCCCAGAAGCTGGCCGTAGCGGTCCCAATGGCTGATGGCCTGAGGATCACCACTGGATGCGGCCAAGGCCAGTGAGGATGGCTCAACACCACTGAGACGCTTCAACCCGGCAATGCTCGCAAACTGTTCCAGCGACCCCCTGTTGCCGCTGTTGCACTCAGGTCCATCGGGAAAGAGCGTGATCAGGCCGGGTTCCGCGGCGGCTCCGTGATGCCCTGTGAACAACTGGCCAGCGAGCATCACTCCTCCGCCAACACCGGTTCCAAGAGTGAGCAACACCACATCGCTGTAACCCTGAGCAGCGCCTTTCCATGCCTCACCCACAAGAGCGCAATTGCCGTCATTGGCGAGGGTGACCCTGCGCTGAAGGCGTGATTCAAGCCACGCCGCCAGAGGAACCTCCTCCCAGCCGGGCAGATTGATGCAGACGCGGGCCACCCGCGCATCGGCATCCATAGGACCCGGCAAACCAATCCCCACCACCGAAGCCAGACCATCGGGATCAAGGCTCGCGATCGCGTCGACGATCTCCACACAGACCGATCCCGGTGTGGCCGGTTGGGGCGTCGGTCGCTGATGTTCGGCCAGTAACTCCCCTTCAAAGCTGAACAGACCGAGCTTGATCGCCGTTCCACCGAGATCCACACCCAGAACGCACCGATCAGTTACCTCTTTTCTCATGCATTGATCAATCGATTCAGCCATCAATCAGAACCGCATGAACAGTTGCAGCTGGCTCTGCCAAGTGCCCTGACTGTCGACCGCTCCGGACAGACTCAGGTTCGGATTGAGTTGATACGTCAAGGTTCCCTGCGGTGGGATGTCATTGCGATTAGGAGCAGCCAACACGGAGAAGTCGAAGCGTTCAGTGATGGAGACACCCACGTCGGTCACCAGGGTGAGCTGGGGCGGGATCTGACCGGAAACGCGGTCCTTTTCATTCTGAACAATGCGATTGACGTAAGTCGGATAGAGGGCGAACTGCAGGCGCTGATTGAATGAATCGTTGAACGTTCCCAGAACAGGGGACAGCAACGACTGACCAAGCACGGCAGCCAAAGCCGCACCGGCCCCTGCTCCCGAAAGACCTGCGAGCGAGTTGCCGCCAATCAAGGCCAGCAACTGCGGTTGGGGAAGAGACGGTGTACTGCGCAGACGGATGCTCTGGGCCAGGCGGTCGGCTGGTCCGCTGGCAGTGAGCATCACCTTGATCAGCCGCAGCTGTCCTCCGCCACTGAGGTTGCCGATACCGTTGGTATCAAACACTGAGGTGGATCCGCCACTGAGGTTGCCGAGACCATTGGTATCAAACACTGAGGTGGAGAAGGCGCTGTTATCGACGTTATTGATGGTCACGTTGTCGGAGACCCTGGTGTCCATGGCGACATCGACGTAGGGAATCAGCCCGAGCGAGGGCGTGAACACTGCAACATTGGCGGCAGCACGATCAAGGCTGAACGTCGAGGTGAACATGGTCACCCGGCCGGACAGCAACTCAACAACTCCTCGCAGTTCCAGGCTGGGATCAAGAGCTCCATTAACGGTGAGAAGACCCGCCGTCGTGAAGTTGTAGAAAGGCAGATCCTCAATTTTCAGTTTGGGGCCAAGGGTGAGGCGCAGATCGCGGAATCCGATGAAGGGCAGCTTGGGCAGAGAGGCCTTGATCGAGCGACTGGTCGCCGCCTCCACATCAGCGCCACTGAGAACCAGTGGCTCTTTGAAGTCCCACTTTTCCTCGAGGAGTTCATCAACGGAGACTGCCTTGGTGGAAGCTGACTTCTGAGACTGTGGATTTCTGGCCCGAGAGAACATGGAGCGAGGAGGGCGAATCGCTCCATGACTGATTTCGAAGATTCCGCCGATCTGTGGGCTCACCACAGCTCCTGTGAGCATCAGGTCAGCGCCGACCTCTACATCAGCAGTAGGAAGCTTCAAACGGGCATTTTCGACCTGGATGCGTAGCGGATTGGGCTCGGGGTAGGGACGCAGAAGCGCGAGTGCACCACTTCCTTTGAGCTGACCACCTGAGCCGAAACGACCCTTGAGCGTCTGCACTTCCAGCCGGTCAAAGTCGAAGACCATGGAGCCATTGACTTTGGTAAGGCTCTGGCCCTGAGCCTTGAAGGCAGCCTCCTTGATCACGATGTAGCCGTTGGCCTCCGGCGCTAGGAGGGTGCCACCGAGCAACAGACGAAGATCAACATCCCCCTTGTCCCAAGCGATGGTGTCATTGGCCAGCCCGGTCAGAAACTTCAGACCATCTCCGAGGCTCACGATGCGGACATCGAGTGGCTGGTCAGCAGCAAAGGGAATGCTCCCAGTGACGGTCACAGCCTCTTTGGAGGAGTCGGAGACAAGAGCTAGGTCAAGTTTAAGAGCCTGATCACTCAGCAGCACCTGGCCGCGTTTTAAAGCAATTGGGTTGGAGCCGAGACGTGCATCCTCGAGAACCAGCTCGCTGCTGATCACTGACTTGGAACCATCAAGCCGGTAGGTACCTCTCATGCCAAGCGCACCCAGAAGTGACCGCGGGACGGGAGCAACCAGCGCGAGCAGGCTGAATGGGAGGTGCGCAAAGGAAAACTGCCCCTCTCCTCCTTGTAATGGTCCTTCAATCCGTGCAGTGAAGGGTTTCACCTGCAAGGCGTAATCAGCATCCTCACCCTCGATCCATAAATGACCTCGAGCATTGAGATCGAGATTGAGACGACTGATCCGAGGACCGGTCAGATCGATCACCGCATCCACCTGCCCGCGTAGATCTTCAAGACGGAAAGGTTCGCGGTCACGGTTCTTAAGTCGCGCCTGCAGCAAGGCCTGTCGGGCATGACGCAGTGCTTGCAGCTGCCCGTCCAGATTGCCGCCGAAGGTATTGATCAGCAGCGTGCCCAGATCGGATGCTGAGCCGTGCTCTAGGGGCTCATCTTGACTGAGCCTCGGGAGGCTGAGAGCACTGTTGCTAAGCCAACGAGCGCTCAGTCCTCGTGCCACAGCTTGCCCCTTGAAAGGACCATTAGACCGTCCTTCAACATCCACAGTGATCTGGCCCGTATCCGGTGGCAGCAGTTCGCCCGTGATCGCATAACGGCGATCCGAGTAGCGGCCCGTGAGCAGCATTTGCTGAAGCTGAAGCCCCATGAGTCCTGGACGGTTAATGCTCAGATCGCCGGTCATGGCGAGCGGTTGCAGTGCAAGGGTGCCTTCACCACTCAAACGGCCATAAACCCCTTCCCAGCGTTGTCTGGGAGGGAGGGTCAGTTCCAGCCCATCGACCGTTAGATCATTGGCTGTCCATTGGTAAGCAGCCGGCGTTCCTGTGAGCTGCAGATCCCCCTTGCGGCGACGCAGCATCACATCGGTGGGAAGCCAATTCGCACCAAGCTGGGCCTCAAGTGATCCCGCAATCACTGCTCCAACCGAGGCCATCGTCAGCACACCGCCACCACCGGAGCGACCGAGGAAGGTTCCACTCCAGTCCTCCATCAGACGCACAGCACCCGCCCGCGGATGATTCACCGCAAGGCGCAGATCAGGGCGGAGTGCATCAAGAGGGCCCATGACCCGACCGAATGCCGTCATCGTTCCATCCATCTCTGTACCCAGAAGAGGACCCAGTCGCTTGAGCGGGTAGGCGTCTAGGCGCAGATCGGCCTCCAAGGGGCCGGAATTCAGACCGCCTGCAGCAAGGCTGAGCGGCATTCTGGCGCGGGCAGTGAACTCAGGACTACGGAACTGCTCAAGCTTCAGCAGTCCTGATTGCGCAGTCCAGCCTGCCT
Above is a window of Synechococcus sp. BIOS-U3-1 DNA encoding:
- a CDS encoding translocation/assembly module TamB domain-containing protein: MRRNRLVLSVLGGSLIGGVALWFAADRWVGSLFQRLRPSLEAQISKPLGHPVSIGRYRGLGPHGFALGPVQVRKGPRDQSTAEIQRITIGFDPLASLQRFKPVLTVRVRGAHLDLKRNEQGSYWIPGPFPQQSDPPRLDLQVRFSDPARVRVVPAELSLTAAGWSDIRLDEHKADGVLKFVLPERGRISVKAKGRWVRPEFQITTQLERIQLARYQALLPFELPLQMQGQLGGNLRLGWRRGQADCSGGLSLRRAQLSGQAMEHMLESPQLRVSCRGDMLKVPNSQWTYGPYRASLGGSVRLNRSFDLKGALKELDQNRNLAFQVEGDWDQPKLRIDGLWALPDSIPVDGPLRLGAQLSADWRDRQDWSATLDRFVLKAPGLDVKAKGALHPRLKIATQRLELAGSAWKRFALFSPLFGTAAPVKGKLQLSGASLKPEVSLAMAQASNPLLQSWSLEAGWTAQSGLLKLEQFRSPEFTARARMPLSLAAGGLNSGPLEADLRLDAYPLKRLGPLLGTEMDGTMTAFGRVMGPLDALRPDLRLAVNHPRAGAVRLMEDWSGTFLGRSGGGGVLTMASVGAVIAGSLEAQLGANWLPTDVMLRRRKGDLQLTGTPAAYQWTANDLTVDGLELTLPPRQRWEGVYGRLSGEGTLALQPLAMTGDLSINRPGLMGLQLQQMLLTGRYSDRRYAITGELLPPDTGQITVDVEGRSNGPFKGQAVARGLSARWLSNSALSLPRLSQDEPLEHGSASDLGTLLINTFGGNLDGQLQALRHARQALLQARLKNRDREPFRLEDLRGQVDAVIDLTGPRISRLNLDLNARGHLWIEGEDADYALQVKPFTARIEGPLQGGEGQFSFAHLPFSLLALVAPVPRSLLGALGMRGTYRLDGSKSVISSELVLEDARLGSNPIALKRGQVLLSDQALKLDLALVSDSSKEAVTVTGSIPFAADQPLDVRIVSLGDGLKFLTGLANDTIAWDKGDVDLRLLLGGTLLAPEANGYIVIKEAAFKAQGQSLTKVNGSMVFDFDRLEVQTLKGRFGSGGQLKGSGALALLRPYPEPNPLRIQVENARLKLPTADVEVGADLMLTGAVVSPQIGGIFEISHGAIRPPRSMFSRARNPQSQKSASTKAVSVDELLEEKWDFKEPLVLSGADVEAATSRSIKASLPKLPFIGFRDLRLTLGPKLKIEDLPFYNFTTAGLLTVNGALDPSLELRGVVELLSGRVTMFTSTFSLDRAAANVAVFTPSLGLIPYVDVAMDTRVSDNVTINNVDNSAFSTSVFDTNGLGNLSGGSTSVFDTNGIGNLSGGGQLRLIKVMLTASGPADRLAQSIRLRSTPSLPQPQLLALIGGNSLAGLSGAGAGAALAAVLGQSLLSPVLGTFNDSFNQRLQFALYPTYVNRIVQNEKDRVSGQIPPQLTLVTDVGVSITERFDFSVLAAPNRNDIPPQGTLTYQLNPNLSLSGAVDSQGTWQSQLQLFMRF